aaattttcatggCTACAAAAATCTTCtaactaaaaaataaccgTAAAATTTCTGACTCCATTAATGCCGAcggtgaaattaaaaaaaaaaattaacgaatgctcatttataattaatttgaattttggtaactgattataattataatattttatgtatacgGCACATCCTGACCATTTTCCAATGCACTGCATGACCACAAGCTAATTAACTTGTAATGAATCAGTAGTAAATTTGACAGTtttgttgtgaaaaaaaatcccgaCCCCGATCCTCAATTGACTCCtgtgaaaaaaaagtgtacTCCGTACCTTGAGGTGCCGTTCAACCGTTTCTGTGAGATACTGGCTGTGATATGTTTAGGCCCAAAAGTGTGCCCTCGTCGCCGATGGTAAAAAGAGCGTTCTCGAGACTCGGAACCATCACCGCCGGATGGGGGAGGAGTATAAGGAAACACGGGAGCAATACTCTGCAGGTTGAAGACAGAAAGCGGTGGACTTCTTCCCAAGACTGCAGCAGTGAGTTCTTTTACCCTTAtgacttataaataaaattaggcatgaatgtaaataataattaaatgcatgaataaaaattagtaattacatgaatttttaatttttcaattcgacaaattttattagaacgtatttataattttttgagcttcaacaaattgacaataattttacacaaaatattaataagaaaatacatcaaattttcttctcttaataataaaatagtgaaAGGGTGGGCAAAACAGGACCACTAAAAAAGTAATGAGTTTTCGTGGATTCAAATTCTTCGGATCTTATTTCTTGActttcccgtgtaaaaaaaattgttgaaaaaaggttaaaaaagtgttgactattctaaacttcaaaacttgACACAATGACGACCTTTTTTCAAACGATTTTCAAACTTCTAaaaatgcacagaaaaaaaaaattgacttaataccacaaattaacatttttcagtaCACAATCCGTTCAGAAAAAACGGATTTCGAACTATTTTTGACCTTTTTTCGttttatcttattttaataatatcaggacatttaagatttttccccggaattttcgaaagtttaaaaaacgttcaaaaataattcgtcgttgtgtcacgttttgaagtttagactagtaaacacttttttaaccttttttaaacaattttttttacacgggttaaTTTGAAGTCATTTAACCAAATTTCCAGAAgccttcgaaaaaatttttttttccaagcggGAAAAACGGGCCATCCCCgaaaaaagtaagaaataatttttgatcattcGAAATTGTGTAAAAATCGTGATAAGAGGCATGGGTGACTTATAAAATCAATTgtggaaaaaacaaaatttttggaggGGTCCATTTTGCCCGACCCTCCTCGGTTTCACACgacatattaaataaacaatgaaaCTTTACGAGTCATAGATGTCAGAgagcattaaaattttttttttttcaatgtaaattttatttatgacctTTTAATACTCGGGACCTAAAagggcgtaaaaaaaattaacccgAAATTGAATCGatggaaaaacaaaatttggatttcttatatttgaagaaaaaaagggaaaattatagaaaagaaaatttttgacgcCCTTGTGCCTTCGATGGTTGATAGGTCTTTTGATAGAATGTCAACGAAACGCGATATTGCCAGTAATTTAAACAACACACGACAGCAATCGATAAATAAACACGTCGCAGTAAAACATCACacgtgatattaaaaataatcaattttgttcggcaaaaaaagtcatttgtCTAATGGCAGTCGCCATTCTCATTCTCATCATCAATGTTCTCATTTTCGATTCTCGCAGACGCCTTTCATGGTAGTCCTGCATCTTTTTACACATTATCTCAAAAAGAAGAATCAGAAACAGCCAAATTACGCTGAGTATAAcaaacaacaaaaacaacTCAAATTTCTCGAAATCCAATTGGTCATTTTGTTCGCGCATCTTAATtctattaatcaatttttgtttCCTCACGTAATTCTTGTACACATTTTGTCTTTCCGAGTGTTCTATGAAACCAGACTCCACAAGTCTCATGGCTACTTCATCGATCTTCTTTTTTAAcggccattgttttcgaaccGCGAGAAATTCATGTATGTTAAACGATTTCTCTTTAGAAAAATGAAACTCGTCACTAGATTTTATATCATCAAGAAAATCATCGAATATGATGCAAGCAACTGAATTATTTTGTCCAATCAATTTTCTGCAACCGTCTAGATGACCCCAATAAGACGATACTTGTTTGCCAAAAGAATCGTTTGACCACAATTGTGTGTCGATGAGCCActtttcaatataataatgGTGATAAACCTGATAGTTGTTGTCACGCAGATCCCGTAAAGTTTCAACGTTTTTAGTACCTGGTCTAGTTAATACAGCAGACAATTGTCCCTGTAGAGCCGggttgaaaattaaaacaaacaaCGTGGCACTTATGAAGGTTATGCGCATAGATAACCTATCCATGGGAGTCAATATTCCCCTGTTAAGAATCAATGCCAAGAGATCTAGAGCGGCCGCACCGAATTGGAACTTGTGATTCAGCAGAATcatcataaatataaagatcAAAATAACACAGGAAATTATTATCGATTGTTTGGTAAATACTTGATCGATTATTTGTTCGATTGCCGGTATAATACTCTGTTTTTTTGTTACTATTACGAAGCCATTTTCAAAATACAATGAAGCGACGTCAAGAAATTCAGGGGGGAAAGATCCCGATAGCAGGCAAAGTAGAATCATGTCATAGGTTCTATTTGATAATGATGAGAAGACAGGGCCGTAATTATGAGAAGTTTGCTTTGAATAAGTAATCAATGTGACATTTGATGCAGCGATAAGATCTTTTAAAGTTGTGTACATGGTATTTCTGGAACCGTATGATTCAATAGGAGGTAGACCAGTCATTACTTTATCTTTCTCGTCGGTAAACATAAAGCCTTTAACTGGATATCCATCTAACGATTTGGTCTTGTCGAAGGTAATACTCGAACACATGCttttgtctacaaaaaaaaaatatacaattacTGTTAATGATTATGAATGATTTATGTAAgtagtatattatatatcagGGGAGGAAAGTCGGACATTTCAACCCACGTGTATAATTGCCTACACTCGGGAAAATCAATTATAGGAAGACTATCTCGATATGGTAAAATTTCTACCATTAATCcgataatgaatattatctagataGTGGTATAAATTATCTAGATTGTAATATTCtccatatttataataattgggAAAATCCTGTATGTTAAttagagttaattattattattatactaaaTAGTTACATTTATAATCCAAATGTTAACAGTTAACATCtgaaattacaattgttaccatcctgatagtgACTATTACGAAATTGATTGCATAAGTCATCATccaacaattaataattccatttaaaaaaattataacgcTAACTATCTTTGCATTGAAAAACGTTCCTATCATTCTAGATGATcgggattaaaaatttagcataaaaaacacaattacttaattttctgagtgaaCCCTAGCTGAAGGTTCACCCCTCCTTGGTGAATACTAGCATTCACTAGACCTGcgcctgaaagtttaaatttttgcctctgATCGTGGGAAGAATTGCGCATGCGCTAAATTTCatcatttgttttttcatagaaaaaaagaaCGACTTTCTCCTCTAAACAAGGCAGAAATTCCAACATTCAGCGCAGAtacgatgaaaaaatttttaatcatagtaACTTACCGTTGACGAATTGCTGTCTGTACAACGTCCATCTGTCATTTGGTTTGTTTGTAATCTTCTCTTTCCTCCAGGGTTCGGGGGCTCGATCCGTGTAGGGGTTGAAGGTGTAGATGATGGTCCTGTTGCTTAAACTATGCTGACATACAAAATAAGAAGACAAAGCCTCGATCTTCCAAGTCATCTGGAGAACTTTCCCTGCACGGTCACAATCTTTTCCTATTCCAACAATCACTGAAGCGATGTTCCAAATTTcactggattttatttgattaatatttttccgGAGTCGGTCAATTGAGTCGGTCGATAGAACATAAGTAGGGTGCCGTGGGTAGTATTTTTTGATCGCTTTAGACTTGAAATTCTTGTCGATGACAACAAGGGACGCGTCGACGGCTTCATTTCTTTGAGTCTCGTGCATAACATCAATCAGGTCAGCGGTAATGGCCACAGGTGTTCAAACGAGGAGTCTGCCGGTGAATTGGGTTGTAATGAAGAGGAATTCGTACGTTGAATTGATGTGGTGGCCTTGAGAAAGGCCGATTTGGTCTTTAAAAAGACCGTTGGTTAGAGTTTCTACGTAGATTGCTGAGAAGTCCTGAGAAGAACTAGTGTGATAAGTTTTCTTACTGACCCGGAGGTCGAGTTGGCTAGCGCTGAGAAGTGCTAGTCAACTTAGCTGGAGAAACTCGTCAATGAGAATTATCTTACGAACCCGGAGGTTTGGTTGGCTAGCGCTGAAAAGTGCTAGTCAACCGGTGAAAAGTTCTAAAAAGAACTGATTTAGTTGTAGAGTAGAGCTGTAGACTAATCAAGCTAGCGCACTTGATTAGTTATTGAGTTACGATTGCAATAGCCTTGCTCGCTATTCGATGAGGTACTCTTGCCAGTTAAACTGTTCAAGAATTAATGCGCTGCCGCTCTGATTGTTCCTTCTTTTATACCCGAGAGCTGGGTTCTAGAAGGTTCTCCGAGGAGTGGGAGACGTCGGTATCTGCGCTCCAATGAGAAGTCTCGGATTCGAGGAGAAAGGGAAATCTTAAGAGTTGACCAATGAGACGTCGGTTGGCGAGGTGGGAGAAGGCGCGGACCATGGAGAAGCATCCGGCGATGCGGACGTCCGATTCGAGTTGTAAAGTGGAATGGCAAAGAAGGCTCCAGCTGTTAGCTCCAGCGTTACTTCCGAACATTCTCCCCCCCAATTCCGCAACTAGGTGAGGAATTAGAATCCTCTTCTTGTGAGTCGTCTTGATGTGGAGAGATTGGCAGTGGAGCGAGTTTGACTACTAGTCTCGTTACCAATGGTTAAGAAATTCGGGCTccttaaaacattttttggtccttcgagccggattGGGTTGTATTGAAGTTGAAATTCTCAACACAGACTTCAAGAGGCCAGGGACATCTCAACTAAATCGGTCAATCTAAGCTCAACGCATTGCGGAGCACGGAGTGCTGCGGGGGGTTTAGATTGATTGAATCATCACCGTCACCTCATCATGGCCAACTCAGCAGGAAAACTCAAGCTTCAAGAAACCAGGTTTCTCTACATCTCGGAGCTCGCAACCGAAGTCGAGACTGGAGTCATCTCAACAGTCAACATTCACGCTGCCAGAGCAAAGCTAGCCATGCTCAAGCTGAACTGGGAAAAGTTCGAGCTAGATCACGAAAAACTAGTCTCCTCAAAGTCCGATGCATCTCCAGATCACAATTATTTCAAGGACAAATGGTACGACTTGTCAATGAAGGCTTTCGTACTATCTGAGGCTGCTCTGTCAACTCGTATTGCGGAATTGGAGGCAATGGAACCTCCAGCTGGTAACACTCTTGCTGACACCAGCATGCAAGGGACATCTCACCAGCGACCATCTCTACCAGGCATCTCCGTCCCGAAATTCTCCGGAAGCTTCGCCGAATGGCGACATTTTCAAGACATGTTCGTCTCACTTGTCGGAGAAAATCCAGCCCTCTCAGCAGTAGAAAAGATGCACTACCTATGTGCTAGCTTAGAGGGAGATGCTGCCAGTCTCATCGCCAATCTCAAAATATCAGCCGACTCGTTTGCTCCAGCATGGGATACTCTCACTGCCAGATACGAAAACAAGAGACTTCTCAAGACGGCTCACCTCAGCAAACTCAGATCTCTTCAGCGAATGGAACACCGCTCAGCCAAGGAGCTAAACCACATCCTGACCACAGTTTCTGAGTGCTTAAATGCACTAAAGGCACTTGGATGCTCCACTCAAACATGGGATGACCTCATTGTTCATGATGTGGTACAGCTTTTAGACTTTCGCACTAGAGAGGCTTGGGAGATCAATTTGGGCTCCAGCACAGAGTTCCCAACTTACGAACAACTGAAGACATTTCTGACTGGCTCAGCCAGAGCTTTGGAAAGCATGGAGAGCCATCTCCCTCCTGCTAAGCCACCTCCAGCAAAGAACGCCTCCTCATCAGTAGTAATTAAAAGAAGCTACTCTCAGACGGCTCAGCGCACTCCACCCGCACATGCTCATCTCGTCCACGCTGAACCTCAGGGAATTCGAAACCTGAACAACTTTTGCAGCGCTTGTCAAAAGGCTCATTACATCGCCTTTTGTCCGTCTTTCAGTCAACTCAGCTACAATGACAAGATGGACATTGTTCGCAAAGAAAGACTCTGCTTCAACTGCCTTGGCAGGCACAACGTGCGCAAGTGTGAAATTACAAAAGGCTGCAAAATTTGCGAAGAGCGCCACCACACCCTGCTCCATCAGGGACCTAGGACAACTCT
The Microplitis mediator isolate UGA2020A chromosome 6, iyMicMedi2.1, whole genome shotgun sequence genome window above contains:
- the LOC130669475 gene encoding uncharacterized protein LOC130669475; this encodes MHETQRNEAVDASLVVIDKNFKSKAIKKYYPRHPTYVLSTDSIDRLRKNINQIKSSEIWNIASVIVGIGKDCDRAGKVLQMTWKIEALSSYFVCQHSLSNRTIIYTFNPYTDRAPEPWRKEKITNKPNDRWTLYRQQFVNDKSMCSSITFDKTKSLDGYPVKGFMFTDEKDKVMTGLPPIESYGSRNTMYTTLKDLIAASNVTLITYSKQTSHNYGPVFSSLSNRTYDMILLCLLSGSFPPEFLDVASLYFENGFVIVTKKQSIIPAIEQIIDQVFTKQSIIISCVILIFIFMMILLNHKFQFGAAALDLLALILNRGILTPMDRLSMRITFISATLFVLIFNPALQGQLSAVLTRPGTKNVETLRDLRDNNYQVYHHYYIEKWLIDTQLWSNDSFGKQVSSYWGHLDGCRKLIGQNNSVACIIFDDFLDDIKSSDEFHFSKEKSFNIHEFLAVRKQWPLKKKIDEVAMRLVESGFIEHSERQNVYKNYVRKQKLINRIKMREQNDQLDFEKFELFLLFVILSVIWLFLILLFEIMCKKMQDYHERRLRESKMRTLMMRMRMATAIRQMTFFAEQN